In Streptomyces sp. 71268, the DNA window CGAGGTTGTCGTAGATCGTCAGCTCGCCGGCGCCGACCTCGGCGGACGCGCCCTCGGCGGCGTCGGCCGCGGAGCCCTTGAGCCCGATCAGCTCCAGCTTGTACGGCTCGTCCGCCAGCTCCTCGCGGGCCGCCTCGTCGGTGACCGCACGGCGCGAGAACCGCTGGCCGCGCTTCTGGATCTCCTGCATCTTCTTCTCGATGCGCTTGAGATCGTCGGGGTGGAAGGGGTTCTCGACGTCGAAGTCGTAGTAGAAGCCGTCCCGGATGGGCGGGCCGATGCCGAGCTTGGCGTCCGGGAACAGCTCCTGCACGGCCTGCGCCATCACGTGCGCGGTGGAGTGCCGCAGGATGTTCAGGCCGTCCTCGGAGGTGATGTCGACGGGCTCGACGGCATCGCCGTCGGCCACCTCGTACGCCAGGTCCTTCAGCTCGCCGGCCACCCGGGCGGCGACCACGGAGCGCTCGCCCTCGAATAGCGCGGCGGCCGTCGTGCCCGTCGTGACCACGCGTTCTTCCCGCTCGGAATCGCGTTGGATGATCACACGGACGTCTGACACCGGTCTCTCCTGACGTATGGGTCGCGCGACAGCGAACACTGCGCGACACGAATCGTACCGAGCGGGGCACCCCTCCCGCGAAACGGTTCGCCGCACCCCCGCCCCTCGGCCGGGCCCCACCCCTGCCCCACCCGGACCCTGCGCGCGCCGCACGGTCCGCTAACTCCCCGTCACACGAGGCGGGTACGAGGCCAGCCGGCCCACGCGGCGCGCCCGGCCAGCACGCGGAGGGTCGGCTCAGCGCTCGGCCCGACGCGCGGCGGCCAGCCCCACACCGGCCGCGAGGGCGCAGACGCCGGTCAGCACGCTCAACACCGTCTCCGTCCCGCCACCGTCGAGCACCACGGTCAGGATCACGTTGGCCCCCAGGCACAGCCCGAGCATCAGCCACAGCACGGCCTTGGTCGCACCGCTCATCTTCGCCACCTTCCTCGCCGCCGACTCCATCGCGGTTCACGGTAGGTACGCGGTGGCAGGGCCCACCATGGAGCACTCCCCCATGTCGGGGTGTATCCAGCTACACCATCGAGGAATGCGCGAGGGGCAACGCAAAACGCCGCACTCCTCATGGAGTACGGCGCCTTATCGATTCCGGGTGGGCGATACTGGGTTCGAACCAGTGACCTCTTCGGTGTGAACGAAGCGCTCTCCCACTGAGCTAATCGCCCGGCTATTCGGCGGTTTTCCCTGGGGGCTTTCCCGCGAACGAGTTGAACAATACAGGTCGCGACGACCGTTGTTCAAACCGCGTTCGCTACCCGGGCCCGACGGCCAGCAAGGACCGCAGCCCGCGCTGGCCGCCGCGCATCATCAGCGCGTGGTTGAGGACGAGGAACGGCCGGCACGGCAACCCCAGGCGCCGCAGGAGAGGCTTGCACAACTCGACCTCCTGCTCGAAGAGCGCCCGACTCTCCCCACCCCGCGCACCGGCCCGCACGGTCCACCGCGCCCAGCCCTCCAGGTCCCCGGTCATCGCGATCTCCAACACCCGCGCCACGGGGTCACGCCGCGTGGCCCGCGCGGCGAGGCGAAGGTCGTACGGCAGGAACGAACGAACCCGCAGCGACCCACTGAACCCACCCTCCGCTTCGGCCGCGCGCACCTGCGGCCACCAGGCCGGATACTCCTCGGCCCGCTCCAGCACCGCGTACACGACGTCAGGCGACGCGGCGAGCGCCCACGAGCTGCGAAATCGATAGTGATGCCAACCAGCCATGCCCCCAGCCTGCCCCGCCCACCACCCCTCAAGGCCCCGCAACCACACCGAGCCCACCGCCGATCGCGCAACCAAGCCCAGACACCACCCCGCGACGGCGAAGCCGAGCCATCCCCGCTCCGGCGAAGCCGAGCCAGGCCCACCCCGCGATCGCGAAGCCGAACCATCCCCGCTCCGGCGAAGCCGAGCCAGCCCCACCCCGCGATGGCGAAGCCGAGCCAGCCCCACCCCACGCCACGGCCCCACCCCGCCGGGCCCCGGGGGTGCGGGTGGCGGAGCCCCCGCCCAGCGAGGCGAAGCCGAGCAGAAACGACGAAGGCGACCCGGTCCGCGCTTTCCGCGGACACGAGTCGCCTATCGCTTTCGTGGGCGATACTGGGTTCGAACCAGTGACCTCTTCGGTGTGAACGAAGCGCTCTCCCACTGAGCTAATCGCCCTCAGCCCGGCCAACATTACCGCATGTCAGGCCGTGCCTATGACCACGGGTGGGTCACTCGTCGATCTTCCACGGCATGACGATGCCGAACTTCCAGACGTACACCGCCAGGGCCGCGGCCACGATCACCAGGCCGATGACGGTCAGGATGATGTTGCGGCGGCGGACCTTGGGGTCGAGGGCGCGCTGGGTGGCTTCGCTGACCTTGCGCTTGGTCCAGCGCAGGACGAGCTGGGCCCAGACGAACTCGGTGGCCCAGATCCCTACGCCGCCGAAGATGACCAACCAGCCGGGTCCGGGCAGCGGCAGCATGATGATGCCCACGATGACCACCGCGAGGCCCACCACGAAGACGCCGACCTGCCAGCTCAGGTGCAGGGCGCGCGATCTCTTGATGAAGTGCGGCGCCCGTGAGCCGAGCACTGGCTCGGCCTTTCCGTGCTCTTCGCTGTCCCCCGTATCGGGTGGTGTGGGCGTTACGGTGCCCATCCGCCGCCCGTCACTCTCCGCGTTCATACTTGCCAACCTACCGGATCGCACAGCTTCACTGGAATGGCGGATTTAAGCGAACGAGGGGTCGGCCAGCCGAGCGACCCGAAGACCCGCAAAACGGGCAGAGGGGTTTACAACGGCACCGTAGGTGGCATGTCGATTTCGCCGACGTGCGAATCCCCGAGCGCACACTGAGCGAAAGGCCCTGGCGCTTATGAACACCACGGTCAGCTGCGAGCTGCACCTGCGCCTCGTTGTGTCGAGCGAGTCCTCACTGCCTGTACCCGCGGGCCTGCGGTATGACACGGCCGATCCCTATGCCGTGCACGCCACCTTCCACACCGGAGCCGAAGAGACGGTCGAGTGGGTGTTCGCCCGCGACCTGCTCGCCGAGGGCCTGCACCGGCCCACGGGCACCGGCGACGTCCGTGTCTGGCCGTCCCGCAGCCACGGTCAGGGCGTCGTCTGCATCGCCCTGAGCTCTCCGGAGGGTGAGGCACTGCTCGAAGCCCCGGCGCGGGCCCTGGAATCCTTCCTGAAGCGAACAGACGCCGCCGTGCCGCCAGGCACCGAGCACCGGCACTTCGACCTGGATACGGAGCTGTCGCACATCCTGGCCGAGAGCTGATCTCGCGCACGGGCTGACGCCTCGCGGTCACGCATCGCGACGCGCCGGCTCCCGCCCGCGTGGGGCCGTCCGACTCGGGGAGACGGTTCGCGACACGGCGGGCACTCGACAATCGCACACGAGAGACGACGGTGCCGTCGCCCGGTTCTGACCGCGGTGACGGCACCGTCGTCGCTCCCAGCCGCTAGAGTCACGGAAGTCGAAGGGCAGCCGCCGACCCAGCCGGCCAGGGAGCAGATGGTGCTGATCAACCACGACACCCGGTGCGCGCTCGACGCGGTCGTCGATCTGGTGAACACGATGCCCGAGGGTGCCGAGCCCGACGGTCTGCCCGACGTGGCGGCGCTGGGCGACTTCGTCACCCGGCACGCGATCAGCGACGTGGGCACGCTCGGCAAGCGCGATCTGGTGGCCGTGCACGCGACGCGGGCGCGGTTCGTCGAGGTCTTCGCGGCCACCGACACGCCGAGCGCGGCGGCCCTGCTCAACGCCATGGTGGCCGCCGCGGGCACCACGCCACAGCTCACCGACCACGACGGATACGACTGGCACGTGCACTACTTCGCGCCGGGCGCCTCGATCGCCGACCACCTCGCCGCCGACGGTGGCATGGCGTTGGCCTTCCTGCTGGTGGCGGGTGAGCGGGAGCGGCTGCGGCGGTGTGAGGCCCCGGACTGCCAGCGGGCCTTCGTCGACCTGTCGCGGAACCGTTCGCGCCGCTACTGCGACAGCCGGACCTGCGGCAACCGCCTGCACGTGGCCGCCTACCGGGCCCGGCGCCGGGAAGCCGGGGTCTGAGGCGGCCCGGGCGCACGCGCGACACGTTGCCGGGCCGGGCGGCGGGGGCGGGCTGCTGCGGCGGCGGCTCACCAGCGGTAGAGGTCGTGGACCGCGGCCAGCAGGAGCAGGGTGGCGATCACGCTGAGGAAGAGCATCAGCGGCGGCTGGGACAGCGCGTACAGGCAACCGCGCGCCTCCTGGTGCTCCGGGGCGGGTGCCTGAGTGGTGCCCGGCGCGGGTGCTGACACGGGTCCTGGGGCGGGGGTGCGTTCCCCGGGTGAGTGCGACATCGCTGCCCGATGATCCAGGAGCCGGGTCATCGGCAACGGCGAACGCCCCCCGCACGGGGGATAGTTCGCTAGATTCCGTGCTTCTTCAGGATCGCCTCGATATCGGCGAACTCGTCGCCGCCGCC includes these proteins:
- a CDS encoding SRPBCC family protein translates to MAGWHHYRFRSSWALAASPDVVYAVLERAEEYPAWWPQVRAAEAEGGFSGSLRVRSFLPYDLRLAARATRRDPVARVLEIAMTGDLEGWARWTVRAGARGGESRALFEQEVELCKPLLRRLGLPCRPFLVLNHALMMRGGQRGLRSLLAVGPG
- a CDS encoding TIGR02611 family protein, whose protein sequence is MGTVTPTPPDTGDSEEHGKAEPVLGSRAPHFIKRSRALHLSWQVGVFVVGLAVVIVGIIMLPLPGPGWLVIFGGVGIWATEFVWAQLVLRWTKRKVSEATQRALDPKVRRRNIILTVIGLVIVAAALAVYVWKFGIVMPWKIDE
- a CDS encoding SsgA family sporulation/cell division regulator, which translates into the protein MNTTVSCELHLRLVVSSESSLPVPAGLRYDTADPYAVHATFHTGAEETVEWVFARDLLAEGLHRPTGTGDVRVWPSRSHGQGVVCIALSSPEGEALLEAPARALESFLKRTDAAVPPGTEHRHFDLDTELSHILAES
- a CDS encoding CGNR zinc finger domain-containing protein, producing the protein MLINHDTRCALDAVVDLVNTMPEGAEPDGLPDVAALGDFVTRHAISDVGTLGKRDLVAVHATRARFVEVFAATDTPSAAALLNAMVAAAGTTPQLTDHDGYDWHVHYFAPGASIADHLAADGGMALAFLLVAGERERLRRCEAPDCQRAFVDLSRNRSRRYCDSRTCGNRLHVAAYRARRREAGV